From Acetonema longum DSM 6540:
CGTGGTCTGTTCCAGGCGAGTGGAGGCTTTAAGAGCCAGGACCGGCTCAAAGGAATGATATTGGGTGAAAGCAGCCGAAGCCTCACTGATGGTAAACTGGGTCCGGAGATAGTTCAAACTGCCCCGCAGGGCCTCAAGTCGGCCGGTTACATCCGGTTCTTCCAGGCTGCCGCCAAAATGCACCTTTCCGGTGACCCAAATGTCGTACAGCATCGGATTTAAGAGGCGCACCTTGTCACCTGCCACCACTTCCACATCCAGATTCATATCTATGGGCGGCGTTTTACCGTCTGAGAGCATAGGAGGAATATTGATCATGGTCTTCTCAAGCAGCAGTTTCCCGCTGAAATGAGGCTTATTGTCAACTTCGGTCAGACGCAGTTCTCCCTGCACCGGCCCTTGGAAATATTTGTGACTCAAAACAATTCTGTTGAGGGACAGTTTCATGTTGTAATCATGGAGCGCCAAGTCCCTGAGAGACATATCGCCGGTCAGAAGATAGGACCCGGCGCCGATTTTACCCTCAAAGGTGCGTACCAGTATTTTATCATCTTCAAGACGAATATCAACCGCCACTTTCTGGATAGGCTCCTTAAGGTCTGCAAATTTCAGGCTTCCATCGGTTACCGTGATCCGTCCGTTAAAGAGAGGCCGCAACAGATTGCCGCTGACCTTAATCTCTCCGGTGGTTTCGCCGCTGGCCCATTCCACCTGCTTGGTCATCACCGGCAAGATGCTCAAATCTGCCTGATCCAGCCGGAAAGTAAGGTCCATCTGATCAGCCGCCGTAGCCTGCCGCCGGTCTGCCGGGTTTAACGCCGCCAAGGGCACCGTACCATAGGCGCTGGCCCGGTAAGGTCCTTTGGACAGCAACAGCTGGTTGACCTGAATCCTGCCGTTTTCCATCATGAACAATCCGTAGAGTTTATCAAAGCTGGCATTGGCCACACTGCCGTTCAGGATCTCTAAAGACATGGCAGTATGGGGGCTGGCGGTTTTGCCGGTAATCTGAGCCGTAAAATTCAGCTGGCCTTGGGTCTCCAGATTGGAGTTGAATACCGCCGAGAAGAATTGGGCGTCAATCTCTCTGGCACCGGCTTCAACATTGATTTCGCCGTCCAGGTCCGCAACGCCGCGCATCAGTAAAAAGCCGTTTCCCTGTTGGAGCGAAACATTTTCCAGGGAAATAACCCGGTCCCGGTAAGAAGCATCGATGGTCAGATCTCCCAACAGATAGTCCCGGAGCGTGGCGCCTGAAATAGTGCCGTTGAGCCGGGCCACAGGATTCTTCAGTGTGCCGGACAGAGAAAATGTCCCGTCCAGCATCCCCGACCATCCCATGTCCGACAGATTTCCCATAGCCGCCATAGCAGCAAGCGAGCCTTGCCGGACAGTCACATCGCCGTAAAGTTCCCGGCTTTCCCAATCATAGCCGGCAGACAGAAGATAGTCTGATTGTTCTTGCATAAAATGTGCTGTCGGAAAGTCGATCCGACGCTTGTTCACAAGAACGGTTGCTTCTACTGCCTGCAGTTTCTGGCCGTTTAATTGCAGCGAACTGCTCTCCAGCTGACCTTCCATGTTAGGTGACTCAAGGGGTCCTGACAGCTTACCCCGGAAGGCCAGTTGGCCGCCCACCGGATAAGGGTAGTGAAACGGCAGTTTGAGCAGGTCCACGTCCTGGGCTGAAATATCAAAATCCAATTCTTTATCGGCCGTCAGCCGGCCGGAAATGATCACCTGATTTTGCAGAGAATTCAGGACTACCTGGTCCAGATTCAATTCTCCGCGATGATAGCGATAAGAACCGTTGACACTGCTGAGCAAATACCCCCGATAGCTGCCACCACTGAGAGCGACCCAGCCTTCCACGGTTAAATCGTCCAGGGGGCCGCTGATGATGGCTTCCTGGTCTAAGCTGCCGGTTACGATTTCATCGGTGGGAACGGCTTGAATCATTTCCTCGGCCCGGGCTTGCCGGGTCGTAAGGGTTAGAACTGTCTCCCGCCGTCCGGTTAAGCCGACAGTACCCGCCAGGTTATGCCAGGTCTGGCCATGCCGCAGTTCAGCAGTTTCTACTGTCAGAAACTCTTGATTCAGAAGAATCCGCCCTGACAGTGTTTCATAGGGCTGAGCATAGAACTGCCCATGCTTGGCGTTAAATTTCATCTCTAGCTGAGGCTGGTCCAGAGTCCCTTCGATGCGCCCGTTGAAATCAGCCAGGCCGTCCATGCCACGTCCCGGTAAATTCCGGGAAAGAAGCGCCAAGGGCACATGCCGTCCGAGAATCCATAAACGTATAGCATCTTTGGTAATGGTTCCCCGGGCCGATACAACCCCGCCATCCAGGCTCAGATTTAAATACTCCACCGTAAGCCGGCCTTCTCTCAGCAAAAAGCCGCCGTAAGCATTCTCTACCGGGATGCCGGCCAGTTCGCCCTGGTCTATCGACAGAGTGCCGAAAGCGCTTGTCTGGTTTAGACCATCCATCGGGCCGCTGGCCACTAAGTCGAAATTCAGGCTTCCCCGAAGTTTTTGCAGTCCTTGAGCATTAGCCAAAGCCTCGCTGTTAAGCTGTTTTCCGCTTAGTTGGGCGGCGAATTTCTTCTGGTTCAAATCCAGCGTACCGCTGCCACGGACCTGTCCGTCGAAGAGCGTTGCCTCCAGTCCCGTGACTTGCCCTACGCCATCCTGATAGGAAAAGAAAGCCCGGGCATTTTGGACCGGGTATCGGTCCACCTGCCCGTAGGGCAGCCGGAGAGTTCCTGTGGCTGAAGGCGCAGAGGCAGTCCCAGTCAGCTGCAGTTCAACTTCCACCGGACCATAGACCGGCATCCGGCTATTTGACAAAAACGGCGCGATTGCCTGAGGGTCGAATTCGTGAGAGACCAGGGTCAGATGGAAGACCGGCTCCCGGGCATCAAGCGTCACGTAGCCGCCGGCTGTCACTGCCTGATCCCAGAGACTGGCCCGGGTGTTCAGCAGGCGGACTTCCCGGTCGGTGACGGTAATCAAACCGCTGGCTTCCCGAATCTCGAACCGGGCAATATCCAAGGATACACCGTCCAATTCCGCTTCACCGGCATAAGTGAGGCCGCCTTGTTCCTGCTTCAGACTGAGTTTGACATTCTTTATCTCACCTTCCAGGCTGGAAACTGAACCGGCTAAATCCGCCGGCAGCAACCTCTGATAGGCACTCAGCGTCAGACGGTCCGCCCGGATATCAAGGGCGTCCTGTTCCCGTCCATTCACTGTCCCTTCCAGCCGAACAGGAGAGTCATTATGAATCAGACTTAAAAATATATGCATGCTGGGTTGATAGGTAAAATCCAACGTACCGTTAATTTTGTTAAAATCATATTGCCCTTTGTCAGCAAAGAGCCGGGTTGATCCTTCTATAATCCGGATCAATCCGCCAAATTGGGGTCTGACAGACGCCCCGGCCTTTTTCTCCGGGAAAAAATCCATCACATTCCAGGTTCCGTCTTCTCTCTGCCGTAAAAACGCCTGGGGATCATAGACAGTCACCTGCGAGATGGCCGCCACCGGTTCGCGACCGCGCATCAGAGCCAGGAGGTCAAAGGCCGCCTCCAGTTTGGGAATAGAGGCTGCCAGTTGATTTTCCTTGTCATATACTTTAATATCTAACGCCGTCAGTTCCCGGAAAGAACTCACGGCAATATCACCTACCGTCACCTGACAGCCCAGAGCTTTACTGATTTCAGCCTGGAGCATGGTGCCGGTCTGCGCCATTATTTGTTTGTCTTTTTCCGGCCAGATAGCGACTGTAATGCTGAGGATCGCCAAAAACAGCATCAGCCCGATCACGGCGTTACGACGACCCATGACCATCCTCCTGCCTAAGTGACTCATTTTGCTTTATTTTCGACAGAGACAGGAAGAGTTCCTTTGTCAGAGTTCCTGGGAAATATAACAGCCGGTGAACCGGGCGTTATAGGCAGCGTGTGTTACTCTGTTCGGGCGCCAACAGCTTTTTCCAGCTGAGCCCTGCTGGTATTATAGTCATAGAGAGCCTGAATATAGTTGGTTTTGGCTCGGGTCAGGGCAACTTCCGAATCGATCACGTCCAGATTGGTTCCCACGCCGCTGGTATAACGGACCTGAGCAATCTTATAATCCTCTTCGGCCTTGTTCACCGCTACCTGATTGGTAGCAATGCGTTTTTCGGCTTCCCTCACATTGAGATAAGCCTGCCGCACTTCCAGTTCCACTCCATCCAGGGCTTGTTTTTGCTGCAATTTGGCATACTCCAAGTCGGCCTGGGATTGTCTGACCTTGCTCCGGCTGAGGCCGGAATCAAATACGTTCCAGGTGGCCGACACCCCCACCGCCCAGTTGGAGTTATCATCGCCGGGAAATTCGTCATCATTATAGCCTTGGGAAGCGAACAGGGCGATGGTGGGATACCGGTCGCTCCGTGCTACTGTCACACCATATTTGGCAATTTGCACATTGGTCTTGGCCTGGGCGGCGTCCGGCCTGTCGGCCATAGCTTTGCCGATACTTTCTTCCATGGTCCATTCCACGGCCTCTTGTTTCAGCTGGTCCTTAATAGTAATCTGGGTATCCAGGGGCAGGCCCAGCACATTGTTTAAGGCAGCCGCAGCCAGGTCAGCGCTGTTTTGAACCTGGATCAGGTCCTGCTGGGCATTGGCCAGTTCTACCTCGGAGCGCAGCACATCGGTTTTGGCTACCGTACCGGCGGCATATTGGGCTTGGACATTCTTAAGATGGGCCGCCAGCCGGTCGACGGATTCCTGGTTCAAAGTAACCAGATGTCCGGCCTGCAGCAGGTTAAAGTAGGCAGTAGTAGCCTCCAGCTTAATTTGCTGGCGGGCCTCAGCCGTGCCCAACTCCGCAACTTTCAGTCCCAGTTTGGCTTGGGCGATGGTTCCTTCCACCTTGCCGCTGGTATAAATCGGCCAGGTCAGATCGGCTACATTT
This genomic window contains:
- a CDS encoding translocation/assembly module TamB domain-containing protein; translated protein: MGRRNAVIGLMLFLAILSITVAIWPEKDKQIMAQTGTMLQAEISKALGCQVTVGDIAVSSFRELTALDIKVYDKENQLAASIPKLEAAFDLLALMRGREPVAAISQVTVYDPQAFLRQREDGTWNVMDFFPEKKAGASVRPQFGGLIRIIEGSTRLFADKGQYDFNKINGTLDFTYQPSMHIFLSLIHNDSPVRLEGTVNGREQDALDIRADRLTLSAYQRLLPADLAGSVSSLEGEIKNVKLSLKQEQGGLTYAGEAELDGVSLDIARFEIREASGLITVTDREVRLLNTRASLWDQAVTAGGYVTLDAREPVFHLTLVSHEFDPQAIAPFLSNSRMPVYGPVEVELQLTGTASAPSATGTLRLPYGQVDRYPVQNARAFFSYQDGVGQVTGLEATLFDGQVRGSGTLDLNQKKFAAQLSGKQLNSEALANAQGLQKLRGSLNFDLVASGPMDGLNQTSAFGTLSIDQGELAGIPVENAYGGFLLREGRLTVEYLNLSLDGGVVSARGTITKDAIRLWILGRHVPLALLSRNLPGRGMDGLADFNGRIEGTLDQPQLEMKFNAKHGQFYAQPYETLSGRILLNQEFLTVETAELRHGQTWHNLAGTVGLTGRRETVLTLTTRQARAEEMIQAVPTDEIVTGSLDQEAIISGPLDDLTVEGWVALSGGSYRGYLLSSVNGSYRYHRGELNLDQVVLNSLQNQVIISGRLTADKELDFDISAQDVDLLKLPFHYPYPVGGQLAFRGKLSGPLESPNMEGQLESSSLQLNGQKLQAVEATVLVNKRRIDFPTAHFMQEQSDYLLSAGYDWESRELYGDVTVRQGSLAAMAAMGNLSDMGWSGMLDGTFSLSGTLKNPVARLNGTISGATLRDYLLGDLTIDASYRDRVISLENVSLQQGNGFLLMRGVADLDGEINVEAGAREIDAQFFSAVFNSNLETQGQLNFTAQITGKTASPHTAMSLEILNGSVANASFDKLYGLFMMENGRIQVNQLLLSKGPYRASAYGTVPLAALNPADRRQATAADQMDLTFRLDQADLSILPVMTKQVEWASGETTGEIKVSGNLLRPLFNGRITVTDGSLKFADLKEPIQKVAVDIRLEDDKILVRTFEGKIGAGSYLLTGDMSLRDLALHDYNMKLSLNRIVLSHKYFQGPVQGELRLTEVDNKPHFSGKLLLEKTMINIPPMLSDGKTPPIDMNLDVEVVAGDKVRLLNPMLYDIWVTGKVHFGGSLEEPDVTGRLEALRGSLNYLRTQFTISEASAAFTQYHSFEPVLALKASTRLEQTTVNLDVNGPVSGLNVRLTSNPSMSQQEILSLLTLRSRYFERQRNGEAGSDGLGRDELVSMLDAGLQMQFIAEVESMFRDGLGLDEFKLFRDSGEAPDGEEEAEDSRESYKVTFGKYVSDRLLLNYTTGVDSSIHRYGARYDLTRNISLTADVDEFNQEEYGVMMRFSF
- a CDS encoding TolC family protein → MNRRLWKKQLAIALVSGYVTMGASLASAAPMELTLEESIQLALTNNPAVKMAETNKTKASWGVKAARANKAPSVTLTHTSSRVRSDPSKSAGVSQIGERFENVADLTWPIYTSGKVEGTIAQAKLGLKVAELGTAEARQQIKLEATTAYFNLLQAGHLVTLNQESVDRLAAHLKNVQAQYAAGTVAKTDVLRSEVELANAQQDLIQVQNSADLAAAALNNVLGLPLDTQITIKDQLKQEAVEWTMEESIGKAMADRPDAAQAKTNVQIAKYGVTVARSDRYPTIALFASQGYNDDEFPGDDNSNWAVGVSATWNVFDSGLSRSKVRQSQADLEYAKLQQKQALDGVELEVRQAYLNVREAEKRIATNQVAVNKAEEDYKIAQVRYTSGVGTNLDVIDSEVALTRAKTNYIQALYDYNTSRAQLEKAVGARTE